One window of the Janthinobacterium sp. PAMC25594 genome contains the following:
- a CDS encoding LysR family transcriptional regulator has translation MISIRQFRYFVEVVDAGSYSRAAEKLYIAQSALSRQIKELESEVQALLLTRDARHIELTPAGQVFYDRAKRILDDIDETVRQTRHVGQGAQGIIRLLHSSSVTLTPAIGAVLNRLLAQFPGVSLDVSKGSSENQAFDIEEGRADLGLVRLPTLRKHANIVVRELFAEKLVVAVSAMSPLAALERTTIAALRDEAFVSIPHQDRGGLSYLVAGLCLAQGFFPKAARALSRKTSQLNLIEANMGIAIVPDSMRLVAPPGVRFIALPDEQSHSVVGLISPRAASGMVAAFTEAFVREMNALATTD, from the coding sequence TTGATTTCCATCAGACAGTTCCGCTATTTTGTCGAAGTCGTCGATGCAGGCAGCTACTCGCGCGCGGCGGAAAAGTTATATATCGCGCAGTCGGCCCTGAGCCGGCAGATCAAGGAGCTGGAAAGCGAGGTGCAAGCGCTGCTGCTGACGCGCGACGCGCGCCATATCGAACTCACTCCGGCGGGACAGGTCTTTTATGATCGGGCCAAGCGCATCCTCGACGACATCGACGAAACCGTGCGCCAGACGCGCCATGTAGGGCAAGGCGCGCAAGGCATCATCCGCCTGCTGCATTCGAGCTCCGTCACGCTCACGCCCGCCATCGGCGCCGTGCTGAACCGCCTGCTGGCGCAATTCCCCGGCGTTTCGCTCGACGTGTCGAAAGGCTCGTCGGAAAACCAGGCGTTTGATATCGAGGAAGGCCGCGCCGACCTGGGCCTGGTGCGCCTGCCCACCTTGCGCAAGCATGCCAATATCGTCGTGCGCGAACTGTTTGCGGAAAAGCTGGTGGTGGCCGTGTCGGCGATGTCGCCATTGGCCGCGCTGGAGCGCACGACGATCGCCGCCCTGCGCGACGAAGCGTTCGTCTCGATCCCGCACCAGGACCGGGGCGGCCTCAGTTACCTGGTGGCGGGCCTGTGCCTGGCGCAGGGATTCTTTCCGAAGGCGGCGCGCGCCCTGTCGCGCAAGACCTCGCAGCTGAACCTGATCGAGGCCAACATGGGCATCGCCATCGTCCCCGACAGCATGCGCCTGGTGGCGCCGCCCGGCGTGCGTTTTATTGCGCTGCCCGACGAGCAATCGCATTCCGTCGTCGGCCTGATCTCGCCGCGCGCGGCCAGCGGCATGGTGGCCGCGTTTACGGAAGCGTTCGTGCGCGAGATGAACGCATTGGCAACGACGGATTAA
- a CDS encoding phosphoribosylanthranilate isomerase yields the protein MRTRIKICCIASIDEAQLAIAAGADALGLVAAMPSGPGPIPDARIAQIAAWTPPPVATFLLTSETTAQRIAEHVRATQPSTVQIVGHIDPREVEELARLLPHVRRVQVIHVEGPEALALIPAYAPHVHAFLLDSGRPGALVPELGGTGRTHDWSVSARFVRASPRPVFLAGGLDANNVTEALRQVRPYGIDLCSRVRTDGKLDVMKLALLMAAVRDVDAALYAEG from the coding sequence ATGAGAACCCGCATCAAGATCTGCTGCATCGCTTCCATCGACGAAGCGCAACTGGCGATAGCCGCCGGCGCCGACGCGCTGGGCCTGGTGGCGGCCATGCCATCCGGCCCCGGTCCGATTCCCGACGCGCGCATCGCGCAGATCGCCGCCTGGACGCCGCCACCCGTGGCCACGTTCCTGCTGACGTCCGAGACGACGGCGCAGCGTATCGCCGAGCACGTGCGCGCCACGCAGCCATCCACCGTGCAGATCGTCGGCCATATCGACCCGCGTGAAGTCGAGGAACTGGCGCGCTTGCTGCCGCATGTGCGGCGCGTGCAGGTGATCCACGTGGAAGGGCCCGAGGCTTTGGCGCTGATCCCCGCCTACGCGCCCCATGTGCATGCCTTTTTGCTCGATTCTGGCCGTCCGGGCGCCTTGGTTCCGGAACTGGGCGGCACGGGCCGCACACACGATTGGTCCGTCAGTGCGCGCTTCGTGCGCGCCAGCCCCCGTCCCGTGTTCCTCGCTGGCGGCCTGGATGCAAACAATGTGACGGAGGCGCTGCGCCAGGTGCGGCCCTACGGCATCGACCTGTGCTCGCGCGTGCGCACCGATGGCAAGCTCGATGTCATGAAGCTGGCCCTGCTGATGGCGGCCGTGCGCGACGTGGATGCGGCGCTGTATGCGGAAGGTTAA
- a CDS encoding RNA methyltransferase: MQIDHLRQRLRALGAKPLHEQRVLRDWIQGQPHDQGRRRAEDFLPLPVREALPALDLELQGMLKLLSTHPGADGSARLLVGLHDGQTVESVLLPRDGLCVSSQVGCAVGCQFCMTGRDGLIRQVTSGEIVAQVVLARTMRPVKKVVFMGMGEPAHNLNNVMEAIELLGTEGNIGHKNLVFSTVGDPRAFERLPQGRVKPALALSLHTTKPALREQLLPRAPRLTPRELVEFGESYARLTGYPVQYQWTLMEGINDGEDEMDGIVTLLQGKYAVLNMIPYNTIDDLPFKRPSWEKARAIAAALHARGVLTKLRDSAGQDVEGGCGQLRAREAKGKVIPIRAGV; encoded by the coding sequence ATGCAAATCGATCATCTTCGCCAGCGCCTGCGCGCCCTGGGCGCCAAGCCCCTGCACGAACAGCGCGTGCTGCGCGACTGGATCCAGGGCCAGCCGCACGACCAGGGCCGGCGCCGCGCCGAAGATTTTTTGCCGCTGCCCGTGCGCGAGGCCCTGCCTGCGCTCGACCTCGAATTGCAGGGCATGCTGAAATTGCTCAGTACTCATCCTGGCGCGGATGGTTCCGCGCGCCTGCTGGTGGGACTGCACGACGGCCAGACGGTGGAAAGCGTGCTGCTGCCGCGCGACGGCCTGTGCGTGTCGAGCCAGGTCGGTTGCGCCGTCGGCTGCCAGTTCTGCATGACGGGCCGCGACGGCTTGATCCGGCAAGTCACCAGCGGCGAAATCGTCGCGCAGGTGGTGCTGGCGCGCACCATGCGTCCCGTGAAAAAAGTCGTCTTCATGGGTATGGGCGAACCGGCGCATAACCTGAACAATGTGATGGAAGCGATCGAGCTGCTGGGCACGGAGGGCAACATCGGCCACAAGAACCTCGTGTTTTCCACGGTGGGCGACCCGCGCGCGTTCGAGCGCCTGCCGCAGGGTCGCGTCAAGCCGGCGCTGGCCCTGTCCCTGCACACGACCAAGCCGGCGTTGCGCGAACAGTTGCTGCCGCGCGCGCCCAGGCTCACCCCGCGCGAGCTGGTGGAATTCGGCGAGTCGTATGCGCGCCTGACCGGCTACCCGGTGCAGTATCAATGGACCCTGATGGAAGGCATCAACGATGGCGAGGACGAGATGGACGGCATCGTGACGCTCTTGCAGGGCAAGTACGCGGTACTGAACATGATTCCGTACAACACCATCGACGACTTGCCGTTCAAGCGTCCCAGCTGGGAAAAGGCGCGCGCCATTGCCGCCGCCCTGCACGCGCGCGGCGTGCTGACCAAATTGCGCGATTCGGCCGGGCAGGATGTGGAAGGGGGATGCGGGCAGTTAAGGGCGCGCGAAGCGAAGGGCAAGGTCATTCCCATCCGCGCCGGCGTCTAA
- a CDS encoding zinc ribbon domain-containing protein YjdM gives MSTLPPCPQCKSEFTYEDGSQLICPECAHEWSATAAEAAEEGAKVYRDSAGNILQDGDTVSVIKDLKLKGGGGVVKMGTKVKNIRLVDSDHDIDCKIDGFGSMSLKTEFVKKV, from the coding sequence ATGAGCACATTACCACCATGCCCGCAATGCAAATCCGAATTCACGTATGAAGACGGCAGCCAGTTGATCTGCCCTGAATGCGCGCATGAATGGTCGGCCACGGCTGCGGAAGCGGCGGAAGAGGGCGCCAAGGTGTACCGCGATTCGGCCGGCAATATCCTGCAGGACGGCGACACGGTCAGCGTCATCAAGGACTTGAAATTGAAGGGCGGCGGCGGTGTCGTCAAGATGGGCACCAAGGTCAAGAACATCCGCCTGGTCGACAGCGACCATGATATCGACTGCAAGATCGACGGTTTCGGTTCCATGAGCCTCAAAACCGAGTTCGTCAAGAAGGTGTAA
- the dmeF gene encoding CDF family Co(II)/Ni(II) efflux transporter DmeF: MKLQHIEEDLSAWQHEHVFGGASEKAERRARIVMWITLATMVLEIVAGWWYNSMALLADGWHMSSHALAIGLAAFAYAAARRYARDPRFAFGTWKIEVLAGYTSAILLLGVAALMVFASVERLLSPQPIHYPQAMAVAAFGLAVNLVCALILGGHHDHDHHHGHEHHDHHDHHGHGEDLNMKAAYIHVLADAATSVLAIVALGGAWAYGWQWLDPVMGIVGAVLVALWAKKLMRETGKVLLDREMDHPVVDEIREAVEVESAGDTPRIVDLHVWRVGKQLYSCALSVVSRDAALTAAQLRARIGIHEEIVHSTIEIIRRP; encoded by the coding sequence ATGAAACTGCAACATATCGAGGAAGACCTGTCCGCCTGGCAGCACGAACACGTCTTTGGCGGGGCCAGCGAAAAGGCGGAACGCCGCGCGCGCATCGTCATGTGGATCACCCTGGCCACCATGGTGCTGGAAATCGTCGCCGGCTGGTGGTACAACTCCATGGCCCTGCTGGCCGATGGCTGGCATATGAGTTCGCACGCGCTGGCCATCGGCCTGGCCGCGTTTGCGTATGCGGCGGCGCGCCGCTATGCGCGCGACCCCCGCTTTGCCTTCGGCACGTGGAAGATCGAGGTATTGGCCGGCTACACCAGCGCCATCCTGCTGCTTGGCGTGGCCGCGCTGATGGTGTTCGCTTCCGTCGAGCGTCTGTTGTCGCCGCAGCCCATCCACTATCCGCAGGCGATGGCGGTGGCGGCTTTCGGCTTGGCTGTCAACCTGGTGTGCGCGCTGATCCTCGGCGGCCACCACGACCACGATCACCACCATGGCCACGAGCATCACGACCATCATGATCACCACGGCCACGGCGAAGACCTGAACATGAAAGCCGCCTACATCCACGTGCTGGCCGACGCCGCCACGTCCGTGCTGGCCATCGTTGCGCTGGGCGGCGCGTGGGCTTATGGCTGGCAGTGGCTCGATCCCGTGATGGGCATCGTCGGTGCCGTGCTGGTGGCGCTGTGGGCGAAAAAGCTGATGCGCGAGACGGGCAAGGTCTTGCTGGACCGCGAGATGGACCATCCCGTGGTGGACGAAATCCGCGAGGCCGTGGAAGTGGAAAGCGCCGGCGACACGCCGCGCATCGTCGACCTGCACGTGTGGCGGGTCGGCAAGCAGCTGTATTCGTGCGCCTTGTCCGTCGTCAGCCGCGATGCCGCATTGACGGCCGCCCAGCTGCGCGCGCGCATCGGCATCCACGAGGAAATTGTCCACAGCACCATCGAGATTATTCGCCGGCCTTGA
- a CDS encoding metal/formaldehyde-sensitive transcriptional repressor: MGHTSHNKTKLLNRVKRIRGQVEGLERGLEEGRDCGEVLQLIAAVRGAVNGLMAEVIEEHLREHVASPDLASDERTRGADDIAAILRTYLK; the protein is encoded by the coding sequence ATGGGACACACATCGCACAACAAGACCAAGCTGCTCAATCGCGTGAAGCGCATCCGCGGCCAGGTGGAGGGGCTGGAGCGGGGCCTGGAAGAGGGCCGCGACTGCGGCGAAGTGCTGCAGCTGATCGCCGCCGTGCGCGGCGCCGTGAATGGCCTGATGGCCGAAGTGATCGAAGAGCACTTGCGCGAGCACGTGGCCAGTCCCGACCTTGCCAGCGACGAGCGTACCAGGGGCGCCGACGACATCGCCGCCATCCTGCGCACCTACCTCAAATAA
- a CDS encoding TlpA disulfide reductase family protein, whose protein sequence is MLSLQIGPLALPTGLVLLFVSLCVAYGVAWWLRRYRQLPDAGPLVSDLLIAGLLAARLAFVLRWHEQYLAAPWSILNIRDGGFLASAGVAAALAIAAWRCRRPAMAAMRRPLAISVASGALAWGVLSAGLGLAYDKPTALPAVALQALDGAPTTLAALAGGKPMVVNLWASWCPPCRREMPVLAAAQQARADIVFVYANQREDAAAASAFLDRSGVTLRNVVLDSAAALGKAAGSSALPTTLFYDARGRLVDTHLGELSDASLASKLQKIAAPAP, encoded by the coding sequence ATGCTGTCCCTGCAAATCGGCCCCCTGGCTTTGCCCACGGGCCTGGTCCTGCTGTTCGTTTCCCTGTGCGTCGCCTATGGCGTGGCATGGTGGCTGCGGCGCTACCGCCAACTGCCCGACGCCGGCCCCCTCGTTTCCGACCTGCTGATCGCCGGCCTGCTGGCGGCGCGCCTGGCGTTCGTGCTGCGCTGGCATGAACAATACCTGGCGGCTCCCTGGTCCATTTTGAATATCCGCGACGGCGGCTTCCTGGCGTCGGCCGGCGTCGCCGCCGCGCTGGCCATCGCCGCGTGGCGCTGCCGGCGTCCCGCCATGGCGGCCATGCGCCGACCGCTGGCCATCAGCGTGGCGTCCGGCGCGCTGGCCTGGGGCGTGTTGAGCGCAGGGCTAGGGCTGGCGTATGACAAGCCGACAGCCTTGCCGGCCGTGGCCCTGCAGGCGCTCGACGGCGCGCCAACGACCCTGGCGGCGCTGGCCGGCGGCAAGCCGATGGTGGTCAACCTGTGGGCCAGCTGGTGCCCGCCATGCCGGCGCGAAATGCCCGTGCTGGCCGCCGCGCAGCAGGCGCGTGCCGATATCGTCTTTGTATATGCAAACCAGCGCGAGGATGCGGCGGCGGCCAGCGCTTTCCTGGACAGGAGCGGCGTCACCCTGCGCAATGTGGTGCTCGACAGCGCGGCGGCGCTGGGCAAGGCGGCCGGTTCCTCTGCCCTGCCCACCACCCTGTTTTATGACGCGCGGGGGCGCCTGGTCGATACCCACCTGGGCGAATTGTCCGATGCCTCGCTGGCCAGCAAGCTGCAAAAAATCGCCGCGCCGGCCCCGTAG
- a CDS encoding DUF2325 domain-containing protein, translated as MRARAQVVIRDTQLALARDALADLVASVPGLPTRARLARKVEWLSERVQDLMRELLRLQWLPVPALQADVREKAVLYVGSYLARDAGQAADGAHRAQQAVEQAGGRFLHHAGGDDDADDVAALEAGLVAADLVICQTGCVSHDAYWRVHDHCKRTGKQCVLVDQPQAMHFVRKEALAAF; from the coding sequence ATGCGCGCGCGGGCGCAGGTGGTGATCCGCGATACGCAGCTGGCGCTGGCGCGCGACGCACTGGCCGATCTGGTGGCCAGCGTGCCGGGCTTGCCGACGCGCGCCCGGCTGGCGCGCAAGGTCGAGTGGCTCAGCGAGCGCGTGCAGGACCTGATGCGCGAGTTGCTGCGCCTGCAGTGGCTGCCCGTGCCAGCCTTGCAGGCCGACGTGCGTGAAAAAGCCGTGCTGTATGTGGGCAGCTATTTGGCCCGGGATGCGGGCCAGGCTGCGGACGGCGCGCATAGGGCGCAGCAGGCCGTCGAGCAGGCCGGCGGTCGCTTCCTGCACCATGCTGGCGGCGACGATGACGCCGACGACGTGGCGGCGCTGGAGGCGGGTCTGGTGGCGGCCGACCTGGTGATTTGCCAGACGGGCTGCGTCAGCCACGACGCCTACTGGCGCGTGCATGACCATTGCAAGCGCACGGGCAAGCAGTGCGTGCTGGTGGACCAGCCGCAAGCCATGCATTTCGTGCGCAAGGAAGCGCTGGCCGCTTTTTGA
- a CDS encoding PoNe immunity protein domain-containing protein, whose amino-acid sequence MNNRPFTERRRQQFLGEELYVKTRNNQFALIAGGLENKKVAETTQENASVHHFLYLELLWIWMLDYTAGEPIHALAPRIAGIVDKFEEWNAVDQLYQQDAALEFPEFGPYEYEGAPEFYVLSDYQDTLQLLSIAILLRDQRSVLRIIHVLRSHRGRDGLFEQLIDGYVEEGQALDARIIARPYDTLLQVFYEEDEEATLALLQKYLKQWYPAMKHHPRWYNEHLNISEEGYAGYWAFEAGATVFLLDLDDSQSRSLVYPRDLVDYARRLRKEARYTSEVAWPQP is encoded by the coding sequence ATGAACAATCGCCCATTCACCGAGCGGCGCCGCCAGCAATTTCTTGGTGAAGAACTGTATGTCAAAACGCGCAACAATCAATTTGCGCTGATTGCAGGAGGACTGGAAAACAAAAAAGTCGCCGAAACAACGCAGGAGAATGCTTCCGTCCATCATTTTTTGTATCTGGAACTGCTCTGGATCTGGATGCTCGACTATACGGCTGGCGAGCCGATTCATGCGCTGGCGCCGCGCATCGCGGGCATCGTGGATAAGTTTGAAGAATGGAATGCGGTCGATCAACTCTATCAGCAGGATGCGGCGCTTGAGTTTCCAGAGTTTGGGCCCTACGAATATGAGGGAGCACCGGAGTTTTACGTCCTGTCCGACTATCAGGACACCTTGCAACTGCTGAGCATTGCGATCCTGCTGCGCGATCAGCGTTCGGTACTGCGCATCATCCACGTGCTGCGCAGCCACCGTGGCCGCGATGGCCTGTTCGAGCAATTGATCGACGGATATGTGGAGGAGGGACAAGCACTCGACGCCCGCATCATCGCCAGGCCCTATGACACCCTGCTGCAAGTGTTCTATGAGGAGGATGAGGAAGCTACCTTGGCCCTGCTCCAGAAATACCTGAAACAATGGTATCCGGCCATGAAACATCATCCGCGCTGGTACAACGAGCATCTCAATATCAGCGAGGAAGGCTATGCCGGCTACTGGGCATTCGAAGCGGGGGCGACGGTTTTCCTGCTCGACCTGGACGATAGCCAGAGCAGATCCCTGGTATACCCCAGGGATCTGGTCGACTATGCGCGACGGCTACGGAAGGAAGCGCGTTACACCAGTGAAGTTGCATGGCCGCAACCATAA
- a CDS encoding DUF1911 domain-containing protein: protein MQTLNEQDFLARPREARLSYAIHLESKESQDECYDMVAAGLQQPAHVLQHIPPENFMTATRERAWDGVDQLALACSAGHLVDELQQWYEASRREPCYDSHRRDTSFRGYWSWEAAAITCVLDIDDSGYRGAPFYPADLVALCRMQGKGPGA, encoded by the coding sequence ATGCAGACGCTGAACGAACAGGATTTTTTGGCCCGGCCCAGGGAAGCGCGGCTGTCCTACGCCATCCACCTTGAAAGCAAGGAAAGCCAGGACGAGTGCTACGACATGGTGGCAGCCGGCTTGCAACAGCCGGCGCACGTGCTGCAACATATTCCACCAGAAAATTTCATGACGGCCACGCGTGAGCGGGCCTGGGATGGCGTCGACCAGCTCGCCCTCGCCTGCAGCGCCGGCCACCTGGTGGACGAGTTGCAGCAATGGTATGAGGCCAGCCGCCGCGAGCCCTGTTACGACAGCCACCGGCGCGACACCTCGTTCCGGGGCTACTGGTCCTGGGAAGCGGCCGCCATCACCTGCGTGCTCGATATCGACGACAGCGGCTATCGCGGCGCGCCCTTCTATCCGGCCGACCT